In Halarcobacter bivalviorum, a genomic segment contains:
- a CDS encoding phosphotransferase-like protein, with protein MKKNIICYLNGVSSSGKTSICSFLVDYFSEPTIYLSLDNFHKVLCKKYSTEKWPLYKEEVKGLHRTAKVWYDMGFNVIIDNVLETSSLKQDAKRKLPSAKYIGVHLSLKTLLEREKKRGRNDFKLVKYQFERVHKDMDYDFSVDSEKSSSEELAKRIYEEINND; from the coding sequence ATGAAAAAAAATATAATCTGCTACCTAAATGGAGTTAGCTCTAGTGGAAAAACTTCAATTTGCTCTTTTTTAGTAGATTATTTTAGTGAACCTACAATTTATCTAAGTTTGGATAATTTCCATAAGGTATTATGTAAAAAATATTCAACTGAAAAATGGCCTTTATATAAAGAAGAAGTAAAAGGCTTGCATCGTACTGCAAAAGTATGGTATGACATGGGCTTTAATGTAATTATAGATAATGTTTTAGAAACAAGTAGTTTAAAGCAAGATGCCAAAAGAAAACTTCCTTCTGCAAAATATATTGGTGTACACTTATCTTTAAAAACCCTTTTAGAAAGAGAGAAAAAAAGAGGACGAAATGACTTTAAATTGGTTAAATATCAATTTGAAAGAGTACACAAAGATATGGATTATGATTTTTCTGTAGATAGTGAAAAAAGTTCTTCTGAAGAGTTAGCAAAAAGAATTTATGAAGAGATAAATAATGATTAA